One Tessaracoccus lacteus DNA window includes the following coding sequences:
- a CDS encoding ABC transporter substrate-binding protein, with protein sequence MRHTRRLVGLVVALMLTITAAACSRPDSQEETGRVLNIGATAEPVGMDMITTSGAAIPFVLLYNVYETLVKLDADGNIRPLLASEWTDSADGTVYTFTLQPDAKFASGAPVDADAVVASFERARSDAATEQIRSQWDVVDTIEATDAHTVTVTLRKPSNRWLYDLTGSAGIISDPTATDLATTPAGSGPYRFASWEQGSHVELTANDAYWGTAARFDDVFFRFYSDSNAMTTAMLSSQLDIISNLPVPTAVDQFSDASRFTVYEGSSQGEVVLGFNQENKALSDLKVRQAINHAIDRQALMDSVWGGKGQLIGSMVPPTDPWFEDLSDTYAYDPEAARALLKEAGYEDGLSITLSVPTLPYGPTSGRFIVAQLAEVGITVKLEELEWARWLDLVYTKHDYDMTIVAHVEPRDMRAFATEGNYWNYDNEQFNELLRQADEGTVEDQTTKLKEAARVLADDAAADWLFLLPNIVIATTDISGIQANQVSMSFDLTTLAARN encoded by the coding sequence ATGCGCCATACCCGACGACTGGTCGGCCTGGTGGTCGCGCTCATGCTGACCATCACCGCAGCAGCCTGCTCGAGGCCGGACTCGCAGGAGGAGACCGGGCGCGTCCTGAACATCGGCGCCACCGCCGAGCCGGTCGGGATGGACATGATCACCACGTCCGGCGCGGCGATCCCCTTCGTGCTGCTCTACAACGTCTATGAGACGCTGGTGAAGCTCGACGCCGACGGCAACATCCGGCCGCTGCTGGCCTCCGAGTGGACGGACTCAGCCGACGGCACCGTGTACACCTTCACGCTTCAGCCCGACGCGAAGTTCGCCTCTGGCGCACCCGTCGACGCCGACGCCGTGGTCGCCAGCTTCGAAAGGGCGCGCAGCGACGCGGCCACCGAGCAGATCCGCAGCCAGTGGGACGTCGTAGACACGATCGAGGCCACAGACGCCCACACCGTCACGGTGACGCTGAGGAAGCCGTCGAACCGCTGGCTCTACGACCTGACGGGCTCGGCAGGCATCATCTCCGACCCGACGGCGACCGACCTCGCGACGACGCCGGCAGGCTCCGGCCCCTACAGGTTCGCGTCCTGGGAGCAGGGTTCGCATGTCGAGCTGACGGCAAACGACGCCTACTGGGGGACCGCCGCGCGCTTCGACGATGTGTTCTTCCGCTTCTACAGCGACTCCAACGCCATGACCACCGCCATGCTCAGTTCGCAGCTGGACATCATCTCCAACCTGCCGGTGCCCACCGCCGTCGACCAGTTCTCAGACGCGTCGCGCTTCACTGTCTACGAGGGCAGCAGCCAGGGCGAGGTCGTGCTCGGGTTCAACCAGGAGAACAAGGCGCTGAGCGATCTCAAGGTGCGCCAGGCCATCAACCACGCCATCGACCGGCAGGCGCTGATGGACTCGGTGTGGGGAGGGAAGGGGCAGCTGATCGGCTCGATGGTGCCCCCGACCGATCCCTGGTTCGAGGACCTGTCCGATACCTACGCCTACGACCCGGAGGCTGCCAGGGCGCTGCTGAAGGAGGCGGGCTACGAGGACGGGCTCAGCATCACGCTGAGCGTCCCGACGCTGCCCTACGGTCCGACCTCTGGTCGCTTCATCGTCGCGCAGCTGGCCGAGGTCGGCATCACGGTCAAGCTGGAGGAGCTCGAGTGGGCCCGCTGGCTCGACCTCGTCTACACCAAGCACGACTACGACATGACGATCGTGGCCCACGTCGAGCCACGCGACATGCGCGCGTTTGCCACCGAGGGCAACTACTGGAACTACGACAACGAGCAGTTCAACGAACTCCTGAGGCAGGCCGACGAGGGCACCGTCGAGGACCAGACGACCAAGCTGAAGGAGGCGGCCCGAGTGCTCGCCGACGACGCCGCCGCCGACTGGCTGTTCCTGCTGCCCAACATCGTGATCGCCACCACCGACATCTCCGGGATCCAGGCGAACCAGGTGTCCATGTCGTTCGACCTGACCACGTTGGCTGCGAGGAACTGA
- a CDS encoding FUSC family protein: MSTPERNPLWQSTGRSIVRASLRAFDASERTAKAGWASQVRRVGRWRAWLFMIVQISVAAGISWGFSRYVLGHEAPFLATVAAIICLGFSFGQRLGRVVEVAIGVTVGVFCGDLFVHFFGTGVWQIMLVIFVAMSIATWLGARTIMVTQAAVQAATVLTVYPGINAGLARWQDALVGCTVALLFATVAPTTPIDRPRMLAAKVLHGAAGTLRSIVAALRDTDATAADGALEQARASEAQLSALLTASNEGVSVVRTSPFLRRHRTAVLQVADLVVPLDRFIRNLRVMARRAAVAVYRDEAIPAAYLELIEELAQVTDECAAELFARRTPESQRPALGALGEKTSHLDLGAGLSTTVLLAQLRSMIVDLLELTGVPYTDARTSVPDME; the protein is encoded by the coding sequence GTGAGCACACCCGAGCGCAATCCCCTCTGGCAGTCGACGGGCCGCAGCATCGTCCGAGCCTCCCTGCGGGCCTTCGACGCGTCGGAGCGCACGGCAAAGGCCGGCTGGGCCTCGCAGGTGCGCCGGGTCGGGCGATGGCGCGCGTGGCTGTTCATGATCGTCCAGATCTCCGTGGCCGCAGGCATCTCCTGGGGGTTCTCCAGATATGTGCTGGGCCACGAGGCCCCGTTCCTGGCCACTGTCGCAGCGATCATCTGCCTCGGCTTCTCCTTCGGCCAGCGTCTCGGTCGGGTGGTCGAAGTCGCGATCGGCGTCACGGTCGGGGTGTTCTGCGGGGATCTCTTCGTGCATTTCTTCGGCACCGGCGTGTGGCAGATCATGCTCGTGATCTTCGTCGCGATGTCCATCGCGACGTGGCTCGGGGCCCGGACGATCATGGTCACGCAGGCGGCGGTGCAGGCCGCGACGGTGCTCACCGTGTACCCCGGCATCAACGCCGGTCTGGCCCGCTGGCAGGACGCGCTTGTCGGCTGCACCGTCGCGCTGCTGTTCGCGACCGTCGCGCCGACGACCCCCATCGACCGGCCGCGCATGCTCGCGGCGAAGGTGCTGCACGGGGCCGCGGGCACGCTCCGTTCGATTGTCGCGGCCCTGCGGGACACCGATGCCACCGCCGCCGACGGGGCCCTCGAGCAGGCCCGCGCCTCGGAGGCCCAGCTGTCGGCCCTGCTGACCGCGTCGAACGAGGGGGTCTCGGTGGTGCGCACCTCTCCCTTCCTGCGCCGCCATCGCACGGCAGTCCTGCAGGTGGCCGACCTGGTGGTGCCGCTGGACCGCTTCATCCGGAATCTGCGCGTCATGGCCCGCCGGGCCGCCGTGGCGGTGTACCGCGACGAGGCGATCCCCGCCGCCTACCTCGAGCTCATCGAGGAGCTGGCCCAGGTGACAGACGAGTGCGCGGCGGAGCTGTTCGCGCGCCGGACGCCCGAGTCGCAGCGCCCGGCACTGGGCGCCCTCGGAGAGAAGACGTCGCACCTCGATCTCGGCGCCGGCCTGTCGACGACGGTCCTGCTCGCCCAGCTGCGCTCCATGATCGTCGACCTGCTGGAGCTGACGGGAGTCCCCTACACCGATGCCCGCACAAGCGTGCCCGACATGGAGTGA
- a CDS encoding CBS and ACT domain-containing protein yields the protein MLVKTRMTATPFTVTSATKIPEALEVMTSNGVRHLPVVDEGRVTGVISKNDIAAASPSKATTLSAQEATYLIAKLTVGKVMSRPAITIGPDTLLEEAAVLMRDEKIEILPVVADGALVGVITESDLLDAYIDILGFRDPGTRLTIEAKDEPGVLSLLTGITAKHQANISHLAVHRGQLDHSIVVVGLNTPNTAAIEEELTSAGMRILRKLVNPRHP from the coding sequence ATGCTCGTCAAGACGCGGATGACCGCCACTCCCTTCACGGTGACGTCGGCGACGAAGATCCCGGAGGCGCTGGAGGTGATGACCTCCAACGGCGTGCGCCACCTGCCGGTGGTGGATGAGGGACGCGTCACCGGCGTCATCTCGAAGAACGACATCGCGGCCGCCTCACCGTCGAAGGCGACCACGCTCAGCGCGCAGGAGGCCACCTACCTCATCGCGAAGCTCACCGTCGGCAAGGTCATGAGCAGGCCGGCGATCACCATCGGCCCCGACACCCTCCTGGAGGAGGCCGCGGTGCTGATGCGCGACGAGAAGATCGAGATCCTGCCCGTCGTGGCGGACGGCGCGCTGGTCGGCGTCATCACGGAGTCCGACCTGCTCGACGCCTACATCGACATCCTCGGGTTCCGTGACCCCGGGACCCGGCTGACGATCGAGGCGAAGGACGAGCCCGGGGTTCTTTCGCTCCTGACCGGCATCACGGCCAAGCACCAGGCCAACATCTCGCACCTCGCCGTGCACCGCGGCCAACTCGACCACAGCATCGTCGTGGTCGGTCTCAACACGCCGAACACCGCCGCGATCGAGGAGGAGCTCACGTCGGCCGGCATGCGCATCCTCCGCAAGCTGGTCAACCCGCGACACCCCTGA
- a CDS encoding ABC transporter ATP-binding protein, which translates to MLEVRDLQVHFGVINAIKGISFDVPAGEIVTLIGANGAGKTTTLRTLSGIKKPTAGTVTLDGLDITGLSAQDRVRRGMSHVPEGRRIFPDMTVMENLELGAFLRRDVVQSDLDEIFTRFPILAERRRQLAGTLSGGEQQMLAMGRALMAKPKMLLLDEPSMGLAPLLVQEIFDIIISINQAGTTVLLVEQNANIALQIAHHAYVMETGSIVLSGEAKALAQTDEVKRAYLGG; encoded by the coding sequence ATGCTTGAGGTGCGTGACCTGCAGGTGCACTTCGGCGTCATCAACGCCATCAAGGGCATCTCCTTCGACGTCCCCGCCGGCGAGATCGTGACGCTGATCGGCGCCAACGGCGCGGGTAAGACGACGACCCTGCGGACGTTGTCGGGTATCAAGAAGCCCACCGCAGGCACCGTCACGCTCGACGGGCTGGACATCACGGGCCTGTCCGCCCAGGACAGGGTCCGCCGCGGGATGTCGCACGTGCCCGAGGGACGCCGGATCTTCCCCGACATGACGGTGATGGAGAACCTCGAGCTCGGCGCGTTCCTCCGCAGGGACGTCGTGCAGTCCGACCTCGACGAGATCTTCACCCGCTTCCCGATCCTCGCGGAGCGACGCCGTCAGCTGGCCGGCACACTCTCGGGCGGCGAGCAGCAGATGCTCGCCATGGGGCGGGCGCTGATGGCCAAGCCGAAGATGCTGCTCCTCGACGAGCCGTCGATGGGACTCGCGCCGCTGCTGGTGCAGGAGATCTTCGACATCATCATCTCCATCAACCAGGCGGGCACCACCGTCCTGCTCGTCGAGCAGAACGCCAACATCGCGCTGCAGATCGCCCACCATGCCTACGTCATGGAGACCGGCTCGATAGTGTTGTCCGGAGAGGCGAAGGCCCTCGCGCAGACCGACGAGGTCAAGCGCGCGTATCTCGGAGGCTGA
- a CDS encoding ABC transporter ATP-binding protein, which translates to MSLLEATKLTRNFGGLTAVYEADLHIDAGELVGLIGPNGAGKTTLFNLLTGVYPPSSGTITLTIDGKTEDIGGRKPYRICAAGVGRTFQNIRLFKDLSVLDNVATALQQNLPYPLFSALFHIPPFGATERRIRSESLELLEVMGLGGKANELARNLSYGEQRHLEIARALATRPSLLLLDEPAAGMNPFETAELTALIAKLRADFGLTVLLIEHDMSLVMKICERIYVLDHGIVIASGTPDEVRNNPKVIEAYLGGEEVGNA; encoded by the coding sequence ATGAGCCTGCTCGAGGCGACAAAGCTCACCCGTAACTTCGGCGGACTGACGGCCGTCTACGAGGCGGATCTGCACATCGACGCCGGCGAACTGGTCGGCCTGATCGGGCCGAACGGCGCTGGCAAGACGACGCTGTTCAACCTGCTCACCGGTGTCTACCCGCCGTCATCGGGCACCATCACGCTGACGATCGACGGGAAGACCGAGGACATCGGCGGGCGCAAGCCGTACCGGATCTGCGCGGCCGGCGTCGGGCGCACCTTCCAGAACATCCGCCTCTTTAAGGACCTCTCGGTCCTGGACAACGTGGCAACCGCGCTGCAGCAGAACCTGCCCTACCCGCTGTTCTCCGCGCTGTTCCACATCCCACCCTTCGGCGCCACCGAGCGGCGCATCCGGTCCGAGTCGCTCGAACTGCTCGAGGTCATGGGGCTTGGAGGCAAGGCCAACGAGCTGGCCCGCAACCTCTCCTACGGCGAGCAGCGCCACCTGGAGATCGCCAGGGCCCTCGCCACCCGCCCGTCGCTGCTGCTGCTCGACGAGCCGGCGGCCGGCATGAACCCGTTCGAGACCGCCGAGCTGACCGCGTTGATCGCGAAGCTGCGCGCAGACTTCGGGCTGACAGTCCTGCTCATCGAGCACGACATGAGCCTGGTGATGAAGATCTGCGAGCGGATCTACGTCCTCGACCACGGCATCGTGATCGCATCGGGCACACCCGACGAGGTCCGCAACAACCCCAAGGTCATCGAGGCCTACCTCGGAGGAGAGGAAGTCGGCAATGCTTGA
- a CDS encoding branched-chain amino acid ABC transporter permease, with product MKTLKPMFWRALPFIVAYVVVLALISAGVINDYIFAIIVTICINIILAASLNLVTGFTGQFSLGHAGFMALGAYTCALITMHFDSVFGFALGILGGAVVSALVGALVGLPTLRLRGDYLAIATLGMAEIIRVILLNLGITNGAAGLSGIPQYADWNWVFGLTAVTLIVLWNYIRSSHGRRAIAVREDEIAAEAIGINTTAVKVQAFTIGAFFAGIGGGLYATYFYVIKPDQFGFLKSIDILVIVVLGGLGSLSGTVVAAIVLALVSTVLADFSDIRMIIYSLILVLIMIFRPGGLMGSKEITDTVLGKVFRRKEAKA from the coding sequence ATGAAAACCCTCAAGCCCATGTTCTGGCGGGCACTGCCGTTCATCGTCGCCTACGTGGTGGTGCTGGCGCTCATCTCGGCCGGCGTGATCAACGACTACATCTTCGCGATCATCGTCACGATCTGCATCAACATCATCCTCGCCGCCAGCCTGAACCTGGTGACCGGCTTCACCGGCCAGTTCTCGCTGGGTCATGCGGGTTTCATGGCGCTCGGCGCCTACACCTGCGCGCTGATCACGATGCACTTCGACTCCGTGTTCGGCTTCGCGCTCGGCATCCTCGGCGGCGCCGTCGTCTCGGCCCTCGTGGGGGCGCTGGTCGGGCTTCCGACACTCAGGCTCCGCGGCGACTACCTGGCCATCGCGACCCTCGGCATGGCGGAGATCATCCGCGTCATCCTGCTGAACCTCGGTATCACCAACGGCGCGGCGGGCCTGTCCGGCATTCCGCAGTACGCCGACTGGAACTGGGTGTTCGGGCTGACCGCAGTGACGCTGATCGTGCTGTGGAACTACATCCGCAGCTCGCACGGCCGTCGTGCCATCGCCGTCCGCGAGGACGAGATCGCGGCCGAGGCCATCGGCATCAACACCACCGCGGTCAAGGTGCAGGCCTTCACGATAGGGGCGTTCTTCGCGGGGATCGGCGGCGGCCTGTACGCCACCTACTTCTACGTCATCAAGCCCGACCAGTTCGGGTTCCTGAAGTCGATCGACATCCTCGTCATCGTGGTGCTCGGCGGCCTCGGCTCGCTGTCCGGCACCGTCGTGGCGGCGATCGTCCTGGCCCTGGTCTCGACGGTGCTGGCGGACTTCTCCGACATCCGCATGATCATCTACTCCCTGATCCTCGTGCTGATCATGATCTTCAGGCCCGGCGGCCTGATGGGCTCGAAGGAGATCACCGACACCGTGCTCGGCAAGGTGTTCCGGCGCAAGGAGGCGAAGGCATGA
- a CDS encoding branched-chain amino acid ABC transporter permease translates to MTEFLQQLINSLSLGSIYALIALGYTMVYGIIKLINFAHGDVYMVGAYVGYACMTHLHLGFFESLIAAMIICTILGVLIERVAYRPLRNSTRIAALITAIGVSLLIEYTMMYFVGADPRAYPEMPDYLTGSFAVGGVIIRNQQVIIIGVAVVLMIALQFIVKKTKMGKAMRAVSQDPDAARLMGISVDRTISFTFAIGSALAGAAGVLVGVYYNSINPLMGIIPGLKAFVAAVFGGIGIIPGALIGGYVIGGAETLVSSIGYSLFKDGVVFAILILILIVKPTGLLGKNVKEKV, encoded by the coding sequence GTGACAGAGTTCCTGCAGCAGCTCATCAACAGCCTGTCGCTCGGCAGTATCTACGCGCTCATCGCGCTCGGCTACACGATGGTCTACGGCATCATCAAACTGATCAACTTCGCCCACGGCGACGTGTACATGGTCGGCGCCTACGTCGGCTACGCCTGCATGACACATCTGCACCTCGGCTTCTTCGAGTCGCTGATCGCGGCCATGATCATCTGCACGATCCTCGGCGTACTCATCGAGCGCGTCGCCTACCGGCCGCTGCGCAACTCCACCCGCATCGCGGCGCTCATCACCGCCATCGGCGTCTCGTTGCTGATCGAGTACACGATGATGTACTTCGTGGGCGCCGACCCGCGCGCCTACCCGGAGATGCCTGACTACCTGACGGGCTCCTTCGCGGTGGGCGGCGTCATCATCCGCAACCAGCAGGTCATCATCATCGGGGTGGCCGTCGTGCTGATGATCGCCCTGCAGTTCATCGTCAAGAAGACGAAGATGGGCAAGGCGATGCGGGCGGTGTCGCAGGACCCCGACGCAGCGAGGCTGATGGGCATCAGCGTTGACAGGACGATCTCCTTCACGTTCGCGATCGGCTCCGCCTTGGCCGGCGCAGCAGGCGTGCTCGTCGGCGTGTACTACAACTCGATCAACCCCCTGATGGGCATCATCCCCGGACTCAAGGCGTTCGTCGCCGCGGTCTTCGGCGGCATCGGCATCATCCCGGGCGCACTGATCGGCGGCTATGTCATCGGCGGCGCCGAGACGCTGGTCAGCAGCATCGGCTACTCGCTGTTCAAGGACGGGGTGGTCTTCGCCATCCTCATCCTCATCCTGATCGTCAAGCCGACCGGTCTGCTGGGCAAGAACGTCAAGGAGAAGGTCTGA
- a CDS encoding ABC transporter substrate-binding protein, with protein sequence MNLRRRTLLGATAAVAAVGATTACSAKPGGSGGSAVTGDTIKVGVNYELSGAVATYGQASVDGITMAIDEINAAGGVNGKKLEIISYDNKSDAAEATTLANKLFTQDNVLVGMGPATSGNFKAIIPVANKNGVPVVSGSATADDVTWDGSTVQEYAFRICFNDSFQGTIMAKFAAENLGASSAVIIKDNSNDYSKGLADAFTTEFENQGGTIVTSEAYVAGDTDFNTILTRIKGQSFDVIYLPGYYSEAGLIIKQARDLGITAPFLGGDGFDSPTLLELAGASALNDVYFTNHYSSIDEDPTVQDFIKAFKEAKGAEPSAFNALGYDVGKFVADAISRASELTGDAVQKAMAETKGFVGVTGTFDMDEHHNPVKTILVIGLKDGVQDSSEKVG encoded by the coding sequence ATGAACCTTCGTCGTCGAACCCTGCTGGGTGCCACCGCCGCGGTGGCAGCCGTCGGCGCCACGACCGCCTGTTCCGCCAAGCCGGGCGGCTCCGGCGGCTCGGCCGTCACCGGGGACACCATCAAGGTGGGCGTCAACTACGAGCTCTCCGGCGCAGTCGCCACCTACGGACAGGCCTCCGTCGACGGCATCACGATGGCCATCGACGAGATCAACGCCGCCGGCGGTGTGAACGGCAAGAAGCTCGAGATCATCTCGTACGACAACAAGTCGGACGCGGCCGAGGCCACTACCCTGGCGAACAAGCTGTTCACGCAGGACAACGTCCTCGTCGGCATGGGACCCGCCACCTCCGGCAACTTCAAGGCCATCATCCCGGTCGCGAACAAGAACGGTGTTCCCGTGGTCTCGGGTTCGGCCACCGCCGACGACGTCACCTGGGACGGGTCGACCGTCCAGGAGTACGCCTTCCGCATCTGCTTCAACGATTCGTTCCAGGGCACGATCATGGCGAAGTTCGCGGCCGAGAACCTCGGCGCCAGCAGCGCGGTGATCATCAAGGACAACTCGAACGACTACTCGAAGGGCCTCGCGGACGCCTTCACCACCGAGTTCGAGAATCAGGGCGGCACGATCGTCACCTCCGAGGCGTACGTCGCCGGTGACACCGACTTCAACACGATCCTCACCCGCATCAAGGGACAGAGCTTCGACGTCATCTACCTGCCGGGCTACTACTCGGAGGCCGGCCTGATCATCAAGCAGGCCCGTGACCTCGGCATCACCGCCCCCTTCCTCGGCGGCGATGGCTTCGACTCCCCGACGCTGCTGGAGCTGGCCGGCGCGTCGGCGCTGAACGACGTCTACTTCACCAACCACTACTCGTCGATCGACGAGGACCCGACGGTCCAGGACTTCATCAAGGCGTTCAAGGAGGCCAAGGGGGCCGAGCCGAGCGCGTTCAACGCGCTGGGCTACGACGTCGGCAAGTTCGTCGCGGACGCCATCTCCCGCGCCTCCGAGCTGACGGGTGACGCGGTCCAGAAGGCCATGGCAGAGACCAAGGGCTTCGTCGGCGTCACCGGCACGTTCGACATGGACGAGCACCACAACCCCGTCAAGACCATCCTCGTGATCGGTCTGAAGGACGGCGTGCAGGACTCCAGCGAGAAGGTCGGCTGA
- a CDS encoding chloride channel protein yields MAVKFGASSDPFASRRQLVVFTAAAICAAIGIGLVGGAFRWALEWAQRRLGTGLALARDMGPLGLGALCAAVALLAMAGRALAMATPRASGSGIQDVKAVWLEEEELPGRAVLPARFVGGIAAIGSGLVLGREGPSVHIGATIGAEVGRWFRLGEYERKLLYTTVGGAGLAVAFNAPIGGALFTIEEITRSFRARVVLITLVSTCIAVATSHYLIADEAVFQVARQVTPDPVQLWVFILFGGLTALLGMGYNWLNMALLRFADRTRIPSLAWAAIVGAIVGALLYTDPLYGGGGEAAAQWVIDVPAPALGGLLLLMAVRFVAGPLSYSTRAPGGLFAPTLAVGAVWGVVFHAVAAPLVGGISPATFAVVGMAALFTATVGSPLTGIVLILEMTAATSLTTPMFLAAAAAMFAATLLPGRPIYESLRRRMLQQNALWVEASRGRRRTRRTT; encoded by the coding sequence GTGGCTGTGAAGTTCGGAGCATCATCGGATCCCTTCGCGTCCAGGCGTCAGCTGGTCGTGTTCACCGCGGCAGCCATCTGCGCCGCCATCGGCATCGGGCTCGTGGGTGGCGCCTTCCGGTGGGCGCTCGAGTGGGCTCAGCGCCGACTTGGCACCGGGCTGGCGTTGGCCCGCGACATGGGTCCGTTGGGGTTGGGCGCGCTGTGCGCGGCGGTGGCGCTACTGGCGATGGCCGGGCGGGCTCTGGCGATGGCCACGCCACGCGCGTCCGGTTCCGGGATCCAGGACGTCAAGGCGGTCTGGCTCGAGGAGGAGGAACTCCCCGGCCGCGCAGTGCTGCCGGCCCGCTTCGTGGGCGGCATCGCCGCCATCGGGTCCGGGCTGGTGCTGGGCCGGGAGGGGCCGAGCGTGCACATCGGCGCCACCATCGGCGCGGAGGTAGGTCGCTGGTTCCGGCTGGGCGAGTACGAACGCAAACTCCTCTACACGACGGTCGGAGGCGCGGGCCTGGCCGTCGCCTTCAACGCGCCGATCGGCGGCGCCCTGTTCACCATCGAGGAGATCACCCGCTCGTTCCGGGCCCGGGTCGTGCTGATCACGCTGGTCAGCACCTGCATCGCGGTGGCGACGTCGCACTACCTGATCGCCGATGAGGCTGTCTTCCAGGTCGCCAGGCAGGTCACGCCGGATCCTGTGCAGCTGTGGGTGTTCATCCTGTTCGGCGGGCTGACCGCGCTGCTGGGCATGGGCTACAACTGGCTGAACATGGCGCTGCTGCGGTTCGCGGACCGGACGCGGATCCCCTCGCTTGCATGGGCGGCGATCGTCGGCGCGATCGTCGGCGCGCTGCTGTACACCGATCCCCTGTACGGCGGCGGAGGGGAGGCTGCGGCGCAGTGGGTCATCGACGTGCCGGCCCCCGCTCTGGGCGGGCTGCTCCTGCTGATGGCCGTCCGCTTCGTGGCGGGACCTCTGTCGTACTCGACCAGGGCACCCGGCGGACTCTTTGCTCCGACGCTGGCGGTCGGCGCTGTCTGGGGCGTCGTGTTCCATGCCGTGGCCGCGCCGCTGGTGGGAGGCATCTCCCCCGCCACGTTCGCGGTGGTCGGCATGGCCGCCCTGTTCACGGCGACCGTCGGGTCGCCGCTCACGGGCATCGTCCTGATCCTGGAAATGACGGCGGCCACCTCGTTGACCACGCCCATGTTCCTGGCAGCGGCGGCCGCGATGTTCGCGGCCACCCTGCTGCCGGGACGTCCTATCTACGAGTCGCTGCGGCGCCGGATGCTGCAGCAGAATGCCCTGTGGGTCGAGGCATCGCGCGGGCGAAGGCGAACGCGACGCACCACATGA
- a CDS encoding DUF4956 domain-containing protein: MTTTSLTLIAIDLVAAAILVFGLFFPRHHRRDLVVAFLGVNVGVLAVTTVLGSAEVAMGVGLGLFGVLSIIRLRSSEISQREVAYYFSALAIGLISGLPHTDITVPIVLVALILLVMFVADHPGLLASAGSQTIRLDRAITDQAELRSELEQRLGLAVTGVTVIEVNFVNETTLVEARYTTRRRAASGSAQLRKVA; this comes from the coding sequence GTGACCACCACCTCCCTCACCCTCATCGCAATCGATCTCGTGGCCGCCGCGATCCTCGTCTTCGGACTGTTCTTCCCCCGGCACCACCGACGTGACCTCGTCGTCGCGTTCCTCGGCGTCAACGTCGGCGTGCTCGCCGTCACGACCGTCCTCGGCTCCGCCGAGGTGGCGATGGGAGTCGGGCTCGGCCTGTTCGGCGTCCTGTCGATCATCCGACTGCGGTCCTCCGAGATCAGCCAGCGGGAGGTGGCCTACTACTTCTCGGCCCTGGCGATCGGCCTGATCTCGGGTCTGCCCCACACCGACATCACGGTGCCGATCGTGCTGGTCGCCCTCATCCTGCTCGTGATGTTCGTCGCCGACCACCCCGGGTTGCTCGCGTCCGCCGGTTCCCAGACCATCCGCCTCGACCGCGCCATCACGGACCAGGCGGAGCTGAGGTCCGAGCTGGAGCAGCGCCTCGGCCTTGCCGTCACCGGCGTCACCGTGATCGAGGTCAACTTCGTCAACGAGACCACGCTGGTGGAGGCCCGCTACACCACGCGCCGCCGCGCCGCCAGCGGCTCGGCCCAGCTCCGGAAGGTCGCCTGA
- a CDS encoding polyphosphate polymerase domain-containing protein, whose protein sequence is MFSLPLATFPDVTLDELNEDAEMLTRIDRKYVLDRDGADAFVRALDPRMRVLEIDGRRQSAYETVYFDTPDLLSYRMSAQSRRVRIKVRTRTYVESRTSFLEVKTRGGNDVTVKDRIGYQWIRRGALSKEGRAFASDAFDMLGQRAESADDLHVAITTRYRRATLLAPDDGRITIDTDLNWMLPDGRSLDLPDLVIVETKSRSAATDVDRLLWRARCRPQPVSKFATGLAALRPELPHNRWARLLRGPFTPDTSKEQLCAAV, encoded by the coding sequence ATGTTCTCCCTCCCCCTCGCAACCTTCCCTGACGTGACGCTCGACGAGCTCAACGAGGACGCCGAGATGCTGACCCGCATCGACCGCAAGTACGTGCTCGATCGCGACGGCGCGGACGCCTTCGTGCGGGCGTTGGATCCCCGGATGCGCGTCCTCGAAATTGACGGGCGTCGACAGAGCGCCTACGAGACCGTGTACTTCGACACACCTGACCTGCTCAGCTACCGGATGAGCGCGCAGTCGAGGCGAGTGAGGATCAAGGTCCGCACCCGAACCTACGTCGAGTCGCGCACCAGCTTCCTGGAGGTCAAGACCCGAGGCGGCAACGACGTGACGGTCAAGGACCGGATCGGCTACCAGTGGATCCGTCGCGGAGCGCTGTCGAAGGAGGGCCGCGCGTTCGCGTCGGACGCCTTCGACATGCTCGGCCAGCGCGCCGAGAGCGCCGACGACCTGCACGTCGCCATCACCACCCGCTACCGCCGCGCGACGCTGCTCGCCCCGGACGACGGCCGCATCACGATCGACACCGATCTCAACTGGATGCTGCCCGACGGGCGCAGCCTCGACCTCCCGGATCTCGTGATCGTCGAGACCAAGTCGCGGTCCGCAGCCACCGACGTCGACCGCCTCCTGTGGCGCGCGCGGTGCCGACCGCAGCCGGTCAGCAAGTTCGCCACCGGGCTCGCCGCGCTGCGGCCCGAACTCCCCCACAACCGCTGGGCGCGCCTCCTGCGCGGCCCGTTCACCCCCGACACCTCCAAGGAGCAGCTGTGCGCCGCCGTCTGA